TATCGTCAGTCACATTCAATCACAAGAGACCCCTTTTCTTCCCAACAAGCAATCTTTGAAAATGGAAtgcataaacaaacaaactctCAAATCTAGGCCTTAAATCACGCCCCCACAAGCCTGCCCTTATCCTCTCCTCTCAATTAATTAGCCCGATCCTCATTTTAAACTTGGTATTATCGAAAGATTACATAAGTTCTGAGATTCCGAGATGTGAGATTGAATGagtaccagcaaggacactgggttctgaaggagggtggattgtgtgatcacacatcgattggagaggaaaacgagcATCAGTGAGGTCGTTGGAGTTATGAGGTGTATAATATTCAATATGAgagaatcaattttttttaactgtaCAGGCCTTGCCTTACCTTACCCTCTACTCTCCTGCTATCTCTAGTGCAAGAAAAGGCCTCAGAAATTtgcattttcaatttttacaaGATGGTAGGTGAATCTAAGTCGATCTCGAGGACGAAGATTCAGCCAACGAGACGGAGGCCAGAGACGACGCCCAAACACGAGCATTTTTTGCTCCTTTGTGGAAGTTCTTCGTCTTGCATAGCCTCAGCTTCGCCCATGCCCTTCTCATATCGACCATGTGGAAAATCTGCCCCATCAGTTGTCGTGTTTCGCCAAATATTTCCAAGTTTAGGTGAGGCATGTAAGATCTCCAAAGATTGTTAAGACGATATAGCACATGTGGTAATTTGACTATTGCTATACGAAGACATATGAATACAAACGAGAACGTCAACAATGGTTCGCTCTTCAATATGTTTTTCGGTGAGGAAATCTTTGACCGTTNTTGCCTGTTCTATCAATTTTCAAGCTtcaatttttaccttttttgaatttatataaataaataaatttcaaattttacttttttttttcttcccaattttcctttatttgtGTGATCATCTGTTCTTTGAACATTTCTTTAGTTAAATGTTTTAGGTGTCCTTATTGATTACaaagttgaattgaatttatcATGTTAGGTGTAACTTGCTTCGTAGCTATTATTTTGTAACGCTAAGCTCTTCCTTATTTAAGGGCAATAGCTTCTGAGCAAATATCATCATCGAAAGAACTTATTTTATACTAGCGTCATTCATTGTTTGTCACGAAAGAATTATTTAAGAACCGTGAGATGTCCTCTATGTGCATAACCTATATACAAAAACTTTGCGTAACCCTCATACAGATGGTAATAGTCACGAAAGGGCATCGGTAATAGCCACGAAGCATTATGAACGAGACGGTAATAGCCACAAAATTTCATggcaaaatacaaaaaagaagaatacaaGTACTATTTGAACAAGCAAACTCCCCAAGTCTTTGGCATTTGGCCGCCCATACACCACACCAAATATCGTCAGTCACATTCAATCACAAGAGACCCCTTTTCTTCCCAACAAGCAATCTTTGAAAATGGAAtgcataaacaaacaaactctCAAATCTAGGCCTTAAATCACGCCCCCACAAGCCTGCCCTTATCCTCTCCTCTCAATTAATTAGCCCAGTAAACCAGCAAGTTATTATCCTATTCGAGTTTCAATGACAGAAACAATCTCATTAGCACATAAAAACGCCAATACGAGGATCGCTAAATTCTCGTCTCATTCAAACAAATGAACACAATAATTCAACTACTTACTTTGGTAGTGTAGAAGATTGCTCAACCACCAAGTGTTCTATTTGAGGAAACAATGAGCTGAGAGATTCGACTGTGGGGTGCAAACGGAGAGAAAACGGGCACCACGACGCGTAAAAGAACATGGAGGTGTAGCCGTTCTTCTTATAAGACGTCAAAGTCTCATCAAGGAACTTCCCATCCACCTAAAGATCAGAAGAAGGgcaaagaaaatcaataagagagaagaaattacaCTAGCACACCATGACTTCAACAAGTATGACCTTTCAACCGAGAATATAATGTCTTAACCGTAAAGCGTTAAAGCTATGCTCAGGTTAGCAGTTTTGAAAGTTGGGCTACAAACTCCTCAAACCATCCCCAACTCGACCCGAAAGTGGGGTTACAAATGCCACAAATGCCAAAATCCATCCCCAACTCTACCCGAAAGTTGGATTACAAACGCCTCAATCCATCCACATCNTTATCCTCTCCTCTCAATTAATTAGCCCGATCCTCATTTTAAACTTGGTATTATCGAAAGATTACATAAGTTCTGAGATTCCGAGATGTGAGATTGAATGagtaccagcaaggacactgggttctgaaggagggtggattgtgtgatcacacatcgattggagaggaaaacgagcATCAGTGAGGTCGTTGGAGTTATGAGGTGTATAATATTCAATATGAgagaatcaattttttttaactgtaCAGGCCTTGCCTTACCTTACCCTCTACTCTCCTGCTATCTCTAGTGCAAGAAAAGGCCTCAGAAATTtgcattttcaatttttacaaGATGGTAGGTGAATCTAAGTCGATCTCGAGGACGAAGATTCAGCCAACGAGACGGAGGCCAGAGACGACGCCCAAACACGAGCATTTTTTGCTCCTTTGTGGAAGTTCTTCGTCTTGCATAGCCTCAGCTTCGCCCATGCCCTTCTCATATCGACCATGTGGAAAATCTGNGAAAGTTGGGTTACAAACGCCTCAATCCATCCACAACTCGACTCGAAAATTGGGTTACAAATGCCTCAATCCATCCCCAACTCGACTCGAAAATTGGGTTACAAATGCCTAAATCCATCCCCAACTCGACCCGAAAATTGGGTTACAGACGCCTCAATCCATCCCCAACTGAACCCATGAACATTCTAACTTCTGATTCAACATCANTTGCTATACGAAGACATATGAATACAAACGAGAACGTCAACAATGGTTCGCTCTTCAATATGTTTTTCGGTGAGGAAATCTTTGACCGTTCGATTATTGGCTTTCCAGCATTCTCAATTCTAAGTAACTCATCTTCATTATAATAAGGAACCGATTTTAATCCTGACATAACAAAATGCGATTTAGATATACGTTCACACACAACCCGTTAGAGCTTGATCACACACACCCACATTAGAGAACCTTACCTGTTACTCGGTTATAGAAACGAATGAGCGAAAGTATATCTTTTGGACCACGATATCGAACCCATGATGTCCTGTTCACCAGTAATAAAGTCGGGAAGCTGCGGACTCCATATTTTGAGAGTACGCTACGAAACGGGAAGACAAATGTGTTAGTAAAGAGGTTGTAAACCAGCAAGTTATTATCCTATTCGAGTTTCAATGACAGAAACAATCTCATTAGCACATAAAAACGCCAATACGAGGATCGCTAAATTCTCGTCTCATTCAAACAAATGAACACAATAATTCAACTACTTACTTTGGTAGTGTAGAAGATTGCTCAACCACCAAGTGTTCTATTTGAGGAAACAATGAGCTGAGAGATTCGACTGTGGGGTGCAAACGGAGAGAAAACGGGCACCACGACGCGTAAAAGAACATGGAGGTGTAGCCGTTCTTCTTATAAGACGTCAAAGTCTCATCAAGGAACTTCCCATCCACCTAAAGATCAGAAGAAGGgcaaagaaaatcaataagagagaagaaattacaCTAGCACACCATGACTTCAACAAGTATGACCTTTCAACCGAGAATATAATGTCTTAACCGTAAAGCGTTAAAGCTATGCTCAGGTTAGCAGTTTTGAAAGTTGGGCTACAAACTCCTCAAACCATCCCCAACTCGACCCGAAAGTGGGGTTACAAATGCCACAAATGCCAAAATCCATCCCCAACTCTACCCGAAAGTTGGATTACAAACGCCTCAATCCATCCACATCTAGATCCGAAAGTTGGGTTACAAACGCCTCAATCCATCCACAACTAGATCCGAAAGTTGGGTTACAAACGCCTCAATCCATCCACAACTCGACCCGAAAGTTGGGTTACAAACGCCTCAATCCATCCACAACTCGACCCGAAAGTTGGGTTACAAACGCCTCAATCCATCCACAACTCGACCCGAAAGTTGGGTTACAAATGCCTCAATCCATCCACAACTCGACCCGAAAGTTGGGTTACAAATGCCTAAATCCATCCCCAACTCGACCCGAAAGTTGGGTTACAAATGCCTCAATCCATCCCCAACTTGACTCGAAAGTTGGGTTACAAATGCCTAAATTCATCCCCAACTCGACCCGGAAGTTGGGTTACAAACGCCTCAATCCATCCCCAACTCAACCCCATGAACATTCTAACTTCTGATTCAACATCTTAACTCTTCCAATCTAATTCTTCAGATAACAGtaaagagaaaagaacaatatgCACAAATTTATCCACCTCCCCTCAGCTGAATGTTCATCACATAAAGAACAATCAAAGAGCTTAACACAACCAAAATTCAGCCATTTACAAATCTTCTAATAATCTAATTCTAAAGGTATAACAACAAAGCTTCACGAACAACATGAACAGCCTCCACAAAAGTTGGAATTCAgacaagacaaaaagaaaacagagatgATATCAGCTAAGCAGAACAACAATCAACACAAAACCAAGAAGATAACAGAGAAATTCATACCTGTAAAGGCAAGTTGGGAAGCACAGAGGAAGGGCATTGAGATCGAACTCCATAGAGAAAGAAATCCGAATCTCTGGGGCAAAATGAAGATCGGGGAAGGGATTTTGAAGACACAAACCCTAGAGGAGTAAGggcaagaaaataaacaaaaagggaaaagacaGCCATGTTTGGAGAAGAGATTAAACCATAAAatgatgaagaacaagaaaaagaacaaatgggTATTATAGAAATGAATCAGAAAGGGAAAGTCGAGCAGAAAAAAACGACGAAACAGATAAACAGATATGTATTGGTTCCTCAAGTTTCTAAAAAAAGGGTATGGTTCAATCAGATTTATCTAGATCATACGGTGGCCGTGACGGCGGCGGTAGCGGCGGCAGCGGCAAAGGGTTTCGTTGAGAATCCAACTGGCACCAATTCAATCGCCGATTTGGGAGGAGGATTCAggttttcttatattttccGCTTCGAAAGTTCCAAATAAAATCCAGCTGAGATATTTGCTGATTAACTTTAGAACTTTCAGAAGGGAATGAACCGAAAGGAGTTCGTGTTTTTGTAATTGATCTTCTGTTCTACGTTCCTTTGAATGTGGCGGCACTACTTCAAagaatttaatggaaaaaaaaagatttttgctCATTTTGGATCCATGtatgattgatttttttcttcttcaaaattcgAGAAAAGATTTGCTCGTTTTGAATTTGGATCCATATTAGCATCCATATTAGCTGTTGAATCATGTGCAAATTAAGTGTGTTTTCTTTGTACGGATTTAGGCATCAAGAGTGGAAACCTATgagtgaaaatattttatataataagttTGTACAAGATGGTCATATGCGATTTGATCTTAATCCTGTTATGAACCAATGATAGAGATCATAGGATATGTCAACATATTTCCTTTCATAACTTTAGTTGGGAGGACATCCAAAACCGCCACAAAGGACGGATGAATATATTGCAAGCAAGATTTGCAGAGCTTCTAGTTATAAGCACAACCACCGTTGTCGATGGTCGGTGTTCATGATTTTACCTTCAACATCAAACAACGTTCAACTACCCAAAAATTCATCATGTCATTTAGTGAATAACTAGTCTCTTCGACAATATCGTAATATGATTCTTATTTGAACGACGAATTGAACATTTCCAACCATAGAACTCAAACTCGACCTATTTTCACATACCCGACTCGAAATAACTTATAACTTATTGTTGATGGACTCATTTATTTGTAcagaacaaaaaggaaagaaacagagagagagagagagggttcCAGCACAGCCAACCTTTAAACAGAGGATTGGATCCCAATAATGCCTGCTCAACAATCAAgcaaaactttcaaaaactGTACAATAAAACCATAAGGGTACAAAATGCTTAGTTCTATAATTTAGGAACAACATAACATATTCTCTATCTTGATCATGATTAGGTCCGGGTCTCCGCTATCTTGATCATGATTTTCCGtgcttcccttcccttcccttatGCATTTGTTAAAGAGTGTTTCATCAATGGGAAGGCAATATCGATATCGATATCGCATGCCCTACATGCTCTATTGCCTAAGGTTTGCCTCGATTTCTTGCTTTTGAGTCTCAACTATTAAAGGTAGGTCATTGGCTACTCTCTAAGTTATGTGAATCTTTTCTCAACGAGACCAAATTGAGGCTTCTTTGGGTTAGGAATGGCTTTGCTCATCGAAGAACTTGTTCA
This sequence is a window from Cucurbita pepo subsp. pepo cultivar mu-cu-16 chromosome LG19, ASM280686v2, whole genome shotgun sequence. Protein-coding genes within it:
- the LOC111781611 gene encoding 5'-adenylylsulfate reductase-like 5 isoform X1, producing the protein MAVFSLFVYFLALTPLGFVSSKSLPRSSFCPRDSDFFLYGVRSQCPSSVLPNLPLQVDGKFLDETLTSYKKNGYTSMFFYASWCPFSLRLHPTVESLSSLFPQIEHLVVEQSSTLPNVLSKYGVRSFPTLLLVNRTSWVRYRGPKDILSLIRFYNRVTGLKSVPYYNEDELLRIENAGKPIIERSKISSPKNILKSEPLLTFSFVFICLRIAIVKLPHVLYRLNNLWRSYMPHLNLEIFGETRQLMGQIFHMVDMRRAWAKLRLCKTKNFHKGAKNARVWASSLASVSLAESSSSRST
- the LOC111781611 gene encoding 5'-adenylylsulfate reductase-like 5 isoform X2, whose product is MAVFSLFVYFLALTPLGFVSSKSLPRSSFCPRDSDFFLYGVRSQCPSSVLPNLPLQVDGKFLDETLTSYKKNGYTSMFFYASWCPFSLRLHPTVESLSSLFPQIEHLVVEQSSTLPNVLSKYGVRSFPTLLLVNRTSWVRYRGPKDILSLIRFYNRVTGLKSVPYYNEDELLRIENAGKPIIERSKISSPKNILKSEPLLTFSFVFICLRIAIVKLPHVLYRLNNLWRSYMPHLNLEIFGETRQLMGQIFHMVDMRRAWAKLRLCKTKNFHKGAKNARVWASSLASVSLAESSSSRST